Proteins encoded by one window of Terriglobales bacterium:
- a CDS encoding anion transporter codes for MPQFSPAALSDVRLLAAYAIFSASYLVFALGKFPGMKIDRPGAAIIGAVLMVAFRIVPPSQALRFIDFGTLVLLFSMMLIVGNLRLVGFFEWITELVLRRLRPKHLLPTVIFTSGLLSAFFVNDIICLVMVPFVLAVARRMKVQPLPYLLAVATASNIGSVATITGNPQNMLIGSFSRISYRDFLAHLAPVALVGLAIDWAMLHWLCLPHEPAEALAVQAVPLQRPPASSLTKPAIVVAAVVVGFFAGVPPATMAALGAATLLITRTLDPRQLYDEVDWGLLVFFVGLFLIVGGAENAGIVSWLLDIGRHWNLQHSGVFTVVTAILSNLVSNVPAVMLLKSLVPGFANPHTGWLVLAMASTLAGNLTITGSVANIIVVESARPEVHISFRDYFRVGLPVTTATLLFGWTFLMLVH; via the coding sequence ATGCCACAATTTTCTCCCGCTGCGCTCTCGGATGTGCGCCTCCTGGCCGCCTACGCAATCTTTTCAGCTAGTTATCTGGTATTCGCTCTCGGCAAGTTTCCAGGAATGAAGATTGATCGCCCGGGCGCCGCCATCATAGGCGCAGTGCTGATGGTGGCATTCCGCATCGTTCCGCCCTCGCAAGCGTTGCGGTTCATAGATTTCGGTACCCTGGTGCTGCTTTTCTCCATGATGTTGATTGTCGGAAATCTGCGCCTGGTGGGTTTCTTCGAATGGATTACTGAACTGGTTCTGCGCCGCCTAAGGCCAAAGCACCTACTGCCCACGGTGATTTTTACTTCCGGTTTGCTTTCCGCCTTCTTTGTCAACGACATCATCTGCCTGGTCATGGTGCCGTTCGTGCTGGCGGTAGCCCGCCGGATGAAGGTGCAACCGCTCCCGTATCTGCTGGCGGTCGCCACTGCTTCAAATATCGGGAGCGTGGCCACAATTACTGGAAATCCGCAGAACATGCTGATCGGTTCCTTTTCCCGCATTTCCTATAGGGATTTTCTCGCCCACCTCGCTCCTGTGGCGCTGGTCGGATTGGCAATAGATTGGGCAATGCTGCACTGGCTTTGCCTGCCGCACGAGCCTGCCGAAGCGCTGGCCGTTCAGGCCGTCCCGCTGCAGCGCCCCCCGGCTTCTAGTCTGACAAAGCCCGCCATTGTAGTAGCAGCCGTTGTCGTAGGTTTCTTTGCTGGTGTTCCGCCGGCCACCATGGCCGCTCTCGGGGCGGCAACACTGCTCATTACGCGCACCCTGGATCCCCGCCAACTCTACGATGAAGTTGACTGGGGCCTTTTAGTCTTCTTTGTCGGGCTGTTTCTGATCGTTGGAGGCGCGGAGAACGCGGGAATTGTGTCCTGGCTCCTTGACATCGGTCGTCACTGGAATCTCCAGCACTCCGGCGTGTTCACAGTGGTGACTGCGATTCTGAGCAATCTAGTCAGCAATGTCCCCGCGGTAATGCTGCTCAAGTCACTGGTACCTGGCTTCGCGAATCCCCACACGGGTTGGCTTGTCCTTGCTATGGCCAGCACTCTCGCCGGCAATCTGACCATCACTGGTTCCGTGGCCAACATCATTGTGGTGGAGAGCGCGCGGCCTGAGGTCCACATCAGTTTTCGCGACTACTTCCGCGTAGGGCTGCCGGTTACCACAGCAACTTTGCTCTTCGGCTGGACTTTTCTCATGCTCGTTCATTGA